The following are encoded in a window of Citrobacter freundii genomic DNA:
- a CDS encoding copper-binding protein, whose protein sequence is MNKMSSFFSIAFFISAGVNAAESVDTHQQAAMAHEMMNNSDAPAHQKMVQAHQTQARNSQSTKAVAPSFSQMDEHEKAMVVHESMNNGHAFSHQQQAEKHRQQIPA, encoded by the coding sequence ATGAACAAGATGTCTTCTTTTTTTTCTATTGCATTTTTTATCTCAGCTGGCGTGAATGCCGCAGAAAGTGTTGATACCCATCAACAGGCGGCGATGGCCCATGAAATGATGAATAATAGCGATGCCCCTGCCCATCAGAAAATGGTGCAGGCACATCAGACGCAAGCACGTAATAGTCAGTCCACTAAGGCCGTTGCGCCGTCATTTTCACAAATGGATGAGCATGAAAAAGCAATGGTTGTACATGAGTCAATGAATAACGGTCATGCGTTTTCACATCAGCAACAGGCAGAAAAACATCGCCAACAGATCCCCGCATAG
- a CDS encoding DUF302 domain-containing protein has protein sequence MNKLFSAFDFQQTRQRLLANIKSHGLVLFGEFDHAKAAAEVELILPPTTVLIFGNPKGGTALMLQHPELALDLPFRVLISQQPDGLVWVGFHPVETLEKYGLDTHAIQALKKLENLVEQSIASID, from the coding sequence ATGAATAAGCTATTCAGCGCCTTTGATTTTCAGCAAACACGTCAGCGCCTGCTGGCCAACATAAAATCACATGGCCTTGTTTTATTTGGCGAGTTTGATCATGCCAAAGCTGCTGCCGAGGTGGAGTTAATACTTCCACCCACTACGGTACTTATTTTTGGTAACCCCAAAGGGGGTACTGCTCTAATGTTGCAGCATCCAGAATTAGCGCTCGACTTACCCTTCAGAGTATTAATTAGCCAGCAACCGGACGGGCTGGTTTGGGTCGGTTTTCATCCGGTCGAAACGCTGGAGAAATACGGGCTGGATACGCATGCTATTCAGGCACTAAAAAAACTGGAAAATCTTGTAGAACAAAGCATTGCCAGCATTGACTGA
- a CDS encoding membrane lipoprotein lipid attachment site-containing protein, giving the protein MKKLISALVIMASLAGCAEHPYLSAAAAGVGAAAVATAIANHKNRESKRDKEHKRQEQEDRENQHAWRHHHRHDDDNDQYYRR; this is encoded by the coding sequence ATGAAAAAACTGATATCTGCACTGGTAATCATGGCCAGCCTGGCAGGCTGTGCTGAGCATCCGTACCTGTCTGCCGCAGCCGCAGGTGTAGGCGCTGCAGCGGTTGCCACGGCGATTGCTAACCACAAGAATCGTGAATCCAAACGCGATAAAGAGCATAAACGCCAGGAGCAGGAAGACAGAGAAAACCAGCACGCCTGGCGACATCACCACCGCCATGACGACGACAACGACCAGTACTATCGCCGCTGA
- a CDS encoding MBL fold metallo-hydrolase — protein MALTLTVLLENTRAAGADKSLQAAPGLSLLVQDETTSVLFDTGPDDSFKLNAARMGVDLSQLTAVVLSHGHYDHCGGVPWLADNTHVICHPHIACERYSAITVAGYSQKIKKLSRENDYSRLHMTYTREPFPISERFLWSGEINVPTPQAYGVIQEQTPQPDYITDEGVLIYQSERGLIIITGCGHRGIENIVRHCQNITGITRIYALIGGFHLRAASPQKLWKTRRFLRQQKPEKLLGCHCTGSWGRFWLPGTDAPATGDVIVLAE, from the coding sequence ATGGCTTTAACCCTTACGGTATTGCTTGAAAACACACGCGCTGCCGGTGCTGACAAATCATTGCAGGCAGCCCCTGGGTTAAGCCTGCTCGTCCAGGATGAAACAACCTCTGTTTTGTTTGATACCGGGCCGGATGACAGCTTTAAGCTGAATGCCGCGAGAATGGGCGTTGACCTGTCTCAACTTACCGCCGTGGTACTCTCGCACGGGCATTATGATCACTGTGGCGGCGTGCCGTGGCTGGCGGATAATACGCACGTCATCTGCCATCCACACATTGCCTGCGAGCGTTATTCTGCAATCACCGTTGCCGGATATAGCCAAAAAATCAAAAAATTATCACGCGAGAATGATTACTCTCGCCTGCATATGACCTATACCCGCGAGCCATTCCCGATTAGTGAGCGCTTTCTGTGGTCCGGAGAAATAAACGTGCCGACGCCACAGGCTTACGGCGTTATTCAGGAGCAAACACCCCAACCGGATTACATCACCGACGAAGGCGTATTGATTTATCAGTCTGAGCGTGGACTGATCATTATTACCGGCTGCGGGCATCGAGGAATAGAGAACATCGTCCGCCATTGTCAAAACATTACGGGTATCACCAGGATCTACGCCCTGATCGGCGGCTTTCATTTACGCGCGGCGTCGCCGCAAAAATTGTGGAAAACGCGTCGGTTTCTCCGTCAACAAAAGCCCGAAAAGTTGCTCGGCTGTCATTGCACCGGTTCGTGGGGACGTTTTTGGCTGCCCGGAACAGACGCGCCAGCAACGGGAGATGTGATTGTTCTGGCTGAGTGA
- the uspF gene encoding universal stress protein UspF — MYRSILVPIDISETDVTRQVIPQVEAHAKTAKVHFLAVIPTVPFYASLGLAYSNEFPDRSGIQAKATEKLQEIVKQFNIPAGRTELHVVYGPPKDQILKLAEAVDAELVIIGSHKPGFSTYLLGSTASAVVRHAKCPVLVVR; from the coding sequence ATGTATCGTTCTATTCTGGTGCCGATTGATATCTCTGAAACCGATGTAACGCGTCAGGTGATCCCACAGGTCGAGGCGCACGCAAAAACCGCAAAGGTCCATTTTTTAGCCGTTATCCCTACTGTCCCATTCTACGCATCACTGGGACTGGCCTACTCCAATGAATTCCCGGACAGAAGCGGCATTCAAGCTAAGGCCACCGAAAAGCTGCAAGAGATTGTTAAACAATTCAACATTCCTGCCGGCAGGACGGAACTGCACGTCGTTTACGGCCCGCCTAAAGATCAGATCTTAAAGTTAGCGGAAGCGGTAGATGCAGAACTCGTCATCATCGGTTCGCATAAGCCGGGTTTTAGCACTTATCTGCTGGGTTCAACGGCCTCCGCCGTGGTGCGCCACGCAAAATGCCCGGTGCTTGTAGTGCGGTGA
- the fimW gene encoding fimbria biosynthesis transcriptional regulator FimW, with the protein MLSIAIKDENSHFEHGLKIIITRLTNQWRQEICFLPVDDIDRADIAFLSLDEEWLSAGCYEIPRHTRHQHRVIICSKCDKDKLMFRPCLYMLPLIYREDDVEEIGKKMVLILQKRALRSSVPATICHYCTTRNFSIAERQFLMFLASGYTSAETAQLLALSEVEAKVTRRSIMRKLQVKNEQQFLRYIRVNLSFLQN; encoded by the coding sequence ATGTTAAGTATCGCCATCAAAGACGAAAATAGTCACTTCGAACATGGTCTGAAAATCATCATTACTCGTCTGACGAATCAGTGGCGTCAGGAGATTTGCTTCTTGCCTGTCGACGATATCGATCGTGCAGACATCGCCTTTTTATCGCTGGATGAAGAGTGGCTCAGCGCGGGCTGTTACGAAATTCCCCGCCACACCCGTCACCAACATCGGGTCATTATTTGCAGCAAATGCGATAAAGATAAGCTGATGTTCAGGCCCTGCCTGTACATGCTACCGCTGATTTATCGCGAAGATGATGTCGAAGAGATCGGCAAAAAAATGGTACTCATTTTGCAAAAACGCGCACTCCGTTCCAGCGTCCCTGCCACCATCTGTCACTACTGCACCACCCGCAACTTTTCCATTGCAGAGCGTCAGTTTTTAATGTTCCTCGCCAGCGGATATACCTCCGCCGAAACCGCACAGCTTCTTGCACTCAGTGAGGTAGAAGCGAAGGTAACGCGTCGGAGTATTATGAGAAAACTGCAGGTGAAAAATGAACAACAATTCTTAAGATACATTCGGGTTAACCTGAGTTTTCTACAAAATTGA
- a CDS encoding EAL domain-containing protein yields MMPSLLLCNDKYEYAHPSIKNDANVLLSTLKLEPIVELSTSHRYGFEVLTHLPRKMNSENYFRQLSFAQQQSLFYRQIANIVHYQPGYVYSLNLPMKAFLNWTSFHWRDVTYPPNLVIEIQDPATFLLLNVAQRHVAYNAMQHVEASGTPIWMDDVNEELLIAFIEANWHLSGIKLDKNTFWTLSKKPSRLQQIIKKGQAIANQVIVEGIETQTHKEIAQRAGANLGQGYLWPAIYPGQEK; encoded by the coding sequence ATGATGCCGAGCCTGTTATTGTGCAACGATAAATATGAGTACGCACATCCTTCAATAAAAAATGATGCTAACGTTCTACTTTCAACACTGAAATTAGAACCCATTGTCGAGTTATCGACTTCGCACCGATACGGCTTTGAAGTCCTGACCCACCTCCCGCGAAAAATGAATAGCGAGAACTATTTTCGCCAGCTTTCTTTCGCACAACAACAAAGCCTGTTTTATCGCCAAATAGCCAACATCGTACATTATCAGCCCGGCTACGTTTATTCACTGAACCTGCCGATGAAGGCCTTTCTGAACTGGACGTCATTTCATTGGCGTGATGTTACGTATCCACCTAACCTTGTCATCGAAATACAGGACCCTGCTACATTCCTTTTGCTCAATGTTGCTCAACGCCATGTGGCGTATAACGCTATGCAGCATGTTGAAGCGTCAGGCACCCCTATCTGGATGGATGACGTCAATGAAGAATTACTCATCGCATTCATTGAGGCTAATTGGCACCTGTCAGGCATTAAACTGGATAAAAATACCTTTTGGACACTGAGTAAAAAACCCAGCAGGCTCCAGCAGATCATTAAGAAAGGACAAGCAATCGCAAATCAGGTGATTGTCGAAGGGATTGAAACCCAAACGCACAAGGAAATTGCCCAGCGAGCCGGCGCAAATTTGGGGCAGGGGTATTTATGGCCCGCCATTTATCCAGGGCAGGAGAAATAA
- the fimY gene encoding fimbria biosynthesis regulator FimY: MRSVLRRERHRRLQNTHCTHQYHHCAPQVFDRLEYLAQKINYTLPGDTVSQAIITTDYYLAFTLNRYLFSGTRTAVFQNFESALDSLQSPESSQLVIDMEGLPFSYFETIQQLRLLVKQRNDIQIFLLLNDNDESLGKFIAMTGPFYVLPRRQRLADIRHALLSPNLNNIHSSRLNLADWEMVSLLLQGESLKKIACIQNRPYHRVIYRLNQLITYLGLPHRQRFLHLIHRLNATSHHLI, from the coding sequence ATGCGCAGCGTACTACGTCGGGAACGACATCGCCGTTTACAAAACACTCACTGTACCCATCAATATCATCACTGTGCGCCGCAGGTATTTGACCGGCTTGAGTATCTGGCACAAAAAATCAATTATACATTACCGGGAGACACTGTATCTCAGGCAATTATCACCACTGATTACTATCTCGCATTTACACTGAACCGCTATTTATTTTCAGGTACCCGTACGGCTGTTTTCCAGAATTTTGAGTCGGCGCTCGACAGTCTGCAATCCCCTGAATCCAGTCAGTTAGTGATTGATATGGAAGGATTGCCATTCTCGTATTTCGAGACGATCCAACAGTTACGCCTGCTGGTTAAACAGCGTAATGACATACAGATTTTTTTATTACTCAACGATAATGACGAAAGTCTGGGTAAATTTATTGCCATGACCGGTCCTTTTTATGTTCTCCCCCGCCGTCAGCGCCTTGCAGACATACGTCACGCTTTATTATCGCCAAATCTAAATAATATTCATTCTTCGCGTTTAAACCTGGCTGACTGGGAGATGGTTTCATTACTATTGCAAGGTGAATCCTTAAAAAAGATTGCCTGCATACAAAACCGGCCTTACCACCGGGTTATCTATCGTCTGAATCAACTGATTACGTACCTCGGATTGCCACACCGCCAACGTTTTTTGCATCTGATACACCGTCTTAACGCTACCTCTCATCATTTAATTTAA